One Candidatus Bathyarchaeota archaeon genomic region harbors:
- the albA gene encoding DNA-binding protein Alba: MSAFEGNMIRVGKKPVLNYVMACVTLFNSGNNEIIIRGRGTAITKAVDITVMLRRSFAKDLIIKSIKVGSEDIKRMQEEFPISTIEIVLTK, encoded by the coding sequence ATGTCGGCGTTTGAGGGTAATATGATACGTGTTGGTAAAAAGCCAGTACTGAACTATGTAATGGCATGTGTGACATTGTTTAATTCAGGAAATAATGAAATAATCATAAGGGGAAGGGGCACAGCCATCACAAAGGCAGTTGATATTACTGTGATGCTTAGAAGATCTTTTGCTAAGGATTTGATTATTAAATCGATTAAAGTCGGTTCAGAAGATATTAAGCGCATGCAAGAAGAATTTCCAATATCAACAATAGAAATAGTTCTTACGAAATGA
- a CDS encoding aminotransferase class III-fold pyridoxal phosphate-dependent enzyme translates to MKNKPNIVARPPGKKARSLLEKDYQIISPSVRRLNPLFIESARDCMIKDVDGNEYIDFDSASAIMNVGHCHQDIVSAINQQSNKLIHYPWSNFSNEIILKLGEKLIDLSPGTFNKRIFYCSSNSEAIEIATKLLFWHTRKPIILAYSNSYHGETLAATSLTSDKAVRRRHTPKTYLDIIHLPYPYCYRCPFKLNYPECDYLCLEYIVDNVIGKIAPIEEISGLFFESIQGEGGIIVPPPEYFQKLKRLLDKYDILLVDDEAQTSMGRTGKWFGIENWKITPYMICFSNALASGLPLAVTISNADLMDWESESNINFVGGNTIACSVALQVIEVIKKERLLENSFNQGKYLVKRLNEMKETYDIIGDVRGKGLMIGVEIIKGSANKQPNEDEAKDIMDKCFRRGLVFTICGLSTLKITPPLTIKRDLIDEGLSIFEGVLKEVYRERYKKKS, encoded by the coding sequence ATGAAGAACAAACCTAATATTGTGGCTAGGCCTCCAGGTAAAAAAGCTAGAAGTCTACTGGAGAAGGATTACCAAATAATCTCTCCTTCAGTTAGGAGATTAAATCCATTATTTATAGAATCTGCAAGAGATTGTATGATTAAAGATGTAGATGGTAATGAATACATAGATTTTGATTCGGCCTCTGCAATCATGAATGTCGGTCATTGTCATCAAGATATCGTTAGTGCAATAAATCAACAATCTAATAAATTAATTCATTATCCTTGGAGCAATTTTTCTAATGAAATAATACTCAAGCTAGGGGAAAAATTGATTGACTTATCTCCAGGGACCTTTAATAAAAGAATTTTCTACTGTTCTAGCAATTCCGAGGCAATAGAAATAGCGACCAAACTTCTATTCTGGCATACCAGAAAGCCAATTATTCTCGCTTACTCGAACTCATATCATGGTGAAACATTAGCTGCAACTTCGCTTACATCAGATAAGGCTGTAAGAAGAAGACATACTCCCAAAACATATTTGGATATAATACATTTACCCTATCCCTATTGTTATCGTTGCCCATTTAAGTTGAATTATCCAGAATGCGATTATCTATGTTTGGAATATATTGTAGATAATGTGATAGGGAAGATCGCTCCGATTGAAGAAATAAGCGGATTATTCTTTGAATCCATCCAAGGTGAAGGAGGAATAATAGTTCCTCCACCAGAATATTTCCAGAAGTTAAAAAGATTATTGGATAAATATGACATCCTTTTGGTTGATGATGAAGCTCAAACTAGTATGGGAAGAACTGGTAAGTGGTTTGGAATAGAAAATTGGAAAATCACACCGTATATGATTTGTTTTTCTAACGCCTTGGCATCTGGTTTGCCTTTGGCAGTGACGATTTCAAATGCTGATTTAATGGACTGGGAAAGTGAATCTAATATAAATTTCGTTGGAGGTAATACGATTGCCTGTTCTGTGGCATTGCAAGTTATAGAGGTAATAAAAAAGGAGCGTCTTCTTGAAAATTCATTCAATCAAGGAAAATACCTAGTGAAACGGTTGAACGAGATGAAAGAAACTTATGATATAATCGGCGATGTTAGAGGTAAAGGGTTGATGATTGGTGTAGAGATAATTAAAGGCTCAGCTAATAAACAGCCCAATGAGGATGAAGCCAAGGATATAATGGATAAATGCTTCAGAAGAGGCTTAGTTTTCACTATCTGTGGGCTATCAACTTTGAAAATAACGCCTCCTTTGACAATAAAAAGAGACCTCATCGATGAAGGTTTATCGATCTTCGAAGGCGTATTAAAGGAAGTTTACAGGGAACGCTACAAAAAAAAGAGCTAA
- a CDS encoding Coenzyme F420 hydrogenase/dehydrogenase, beta subunit C-terminal domain, with protein sequence MSLNVFGTLMTKVINTNLCAYCGTCMASCPVNVLYPSDAEKPMIKGRCVLCQICYYSCPRVKYDKPEIEKEIFGREKEENETLGIFKGAYFARSKDKNILRSCQDGGVATSILKYALEKRVIDCVAASSSDELSPLKPKSHAIWDPVDLTGISGTRYSIGAGVSELREAFENFPQGKIAFTGLPCEIQGVRKMQTTEIANNNIIESLEFSLGIFCSKAFYYDKLSGFIGKQSGEGLKEVVRTEIKKGRFKALNKKREELVDSPIKDLGKLTRQGCKSCQDYTAELADISVGGAGAPQGWSIVFTRTDRGEKLFKNTCDSGIIQSRPIKDVKTKLNLVYKLADIKNKNMWKQVE encoded by the coding sequence GTGAGTTTGAATGTATTTGGAACTTTAATGACTAAAGTTATCAATACCAATTTATGCGCATATTGTGGGACTTGTATGGCATCTTGTCCTGTAAATGTACTATACCCCAGTGATGCTGAGAAACCTATGATAAAAGGCAGATGTGTTCTCTGCCAGATATGTTATTACAGTTGTCCAAGAGTAAAATATGATAAACCTGAAATTGAGAAAGAGATCTTTGGTAGGGAGAAAGAAGAAAATGAGACTCTTGGAATCTTTAAAGGCGCATATTTTGCTCGTTCTAAAGATAAAAATATCTTAAGAAGTTGTCAAGACGGTGGTGTGGCAACTTCCATTCTTAAATACGCATTGGAAAAACGTGTAATAGATTGTGTTGCTGCATCTTCATCAGATGAACTCAGTCCTTTAAAACCGAAATCTCACGCAATATGGGACCCTGTGGATTTAACAGGAATCAGCGGAACACGATACTCAATAGGTGCGGGCGTAAGTGAATTGAGAGAGGCTTTTGAGAACTTTCCACAAGGAAAAATAGCGTTTACTGGCTTGCCTTGTGAGATTCAAGGGGTTAGAAAGATGCAAACCACTGAGATCGCGAACAACAATATAATTGAAAGTCTTGAGTTCTCACTTGGTATTTTCTGTTCAAAAGCTTTCTATTATGATAAATTGAGTGGATTCATAGGCAAACAATCTGGCGAAGGTCTAAAAGAAGTAGTAAGAACGGAGATCAAAAAGGGTAGGTTTAAAGCGCTCAACAAGAAAAGAGAGGAATTGGTCGACTCTCCCATTAAGGATTTGGGTAAATTAACAAGGCAAGGTTGTAAATCTTGTCAAGATTATACGGCAGAGTTAGCTGATATCTCAGTAGGAGGTGCCGGTGCTCCTCAAGGTTGGTCCATAGTTTTTACAAGAACTGATAGGGGAGAAAAACTCTTCAAAAATACGTGTGATTCAGGAATCATTCAAAGCAGACCAATAAAAGATGTGAAAACAAAGCTCAATTTAGTTTACAAACTTGCTGATATCAAGAATAAAAACATGTGGAAACAAGTCGAATAG
- a CDS encoding endonuclease III, whose amino-acid sequence MHIKEILSKIKEMNNESCDNTALKDISEDKSTDPFRVLIGTILSQRTRDENTRRAVRNLFSHYKNAEELAKGRIDVIEKLIKPSGFYHVKARRIRDVSKIIVEKYHGKVPDDIDSLLSMPSVGRKTANCVLVYAFNKPAIPVDTHVHRISNRLGIVETRKPEETEVALRESIDQEFWLELNDLFVKFGQRICTPISPKCNTCKLGNACTYYLEKIES is encoded by the coding sequence ATGCATATCAAAGAAATCCTTTCCAAGATTAAGGAAATGAATAATGAGTCATGCGACAATACCGCACTGAAAGACATAAGTGAAGACAAATCTACTGATCCATTCAGAGTCCTAATCGGAACAATACTATCACAAAGGACCAGAGATGAAAATACTAGGAGAGCAGTTAGGAATTTATTTTCTCATTATAAAAATGCTGAGGAGTTAGCAAAAGGAAGAATTGATGTTATTGAGAAGTTAATAAAGCCATCTGGTTTCTATCATGTAAAAGCGCGAAGAATAAGGGATGTTTCGAAAATAATTGTTGAAAAATATCATGGAAAAGTACCAGATGATATAGATTCACTTCTTTCCATGCCTTCAGTTGGTAGAAAGACTGCTAATTGTGTTTTAGTATATGCTTTTAATAAACCTGCAATCCCCGTGGACACTCATGTACATAGAATATCTAATAGATTGGGAATCGTAGAAACCAGAAAGCCTGAGGAGACTGAGGTTGCTCTTCGAGAAAGCATTGACCAAGAATTTTGGTTAGAATTAAACGATTTATTCGTAAAATTCGGTCAGAGAATCTGCACACCAATAAGTCCCAAATGTAATACCTGCAAATTAGGAAACGCATGCACATATTATTTAGAGAAAATAGAAAGTTGA
- a CDS encoding OB-fold nucleic acid binding domain-containing protein, producing MEFKNIIEKILAQKEDLNENEVIGLVEEKKNDFQDLLSDEGAALLVAQDLDIEIEQQGSLEELQINDLIPNLNDVTITGRVVDVWPIREFTKRDGNIGKLTRLVLTDKTGKIFCIFWDSKAEQISKHKNLQGKLLKILHGYTREGISKEVELHVGDRGDYIIAPDVPEENYPKYDEEKLELIDISNMRAEKKSVNVFAKVIKIGSTKKIENSDRISNFGTILLGNKDGIMKAYLWEDKVKLFNKIKEGDTLLIQRAFTKEKFDRIFLTVNSSSSVTINPKSLSPQEILPLKIDKIGEIKEQKLVSIEGTIVEGPHIKEVITKKGEEIKLASFTIDDGSGQGKILLWRELAGSADSLEKGNRIRAIGVYARLKPNDKELELSSDILTHIEKI from the coding sequence ATGGAATTCAAGAATATCATTGAAAAGATACTTGCGCAAAAAGAGGATTTAAACGAAAATGAGGTTATTGGACTCGTAGAAGAAAAGAAAAATGACTTCCAGGATTTGCTTTCCGATGAAGGCGCTGCACTTTTGGTCGCCCAGGACTTGGATATTGAAATAGAACAACAAGGGAGCCTAGAAGAACTACAAATCAATGATCTTATTCCAAACCTAAACGATGTAACTATAACAGGTAGAGTGGTGGATGTCTGGCCTATTAGAGAGTTCACTAAACGTGATGGAAATATAGGAAAGCTTACCAGACTGGTTTTAACTGATAAAACAGGTAAAATATTTTGCATATTTTGGGATTCTAAAGCTGAGCAGATTTCCAAACACAAGAATTTGCAGGGTAAGTTATTAAAAATACTCCACGGATATACACGAGAGGGAATTTCTAAGGAAGTAGAACTTCATGTTGGAGATAGAGGAGATTACATAATCGCTCCCGATGTACCAGAAGAAAATTATCCGAAATATGATGAAGAAAAACTGGAATTGATAGATATTTCTAATATGAGGGCAGAAAAAAAGAGCGTAAATGTCTTTGCAAAAGTCATTAAGATTGGTTCTACAAAGAAAATAGAAAATTCAGATAGAATAAGTAATTTTGGAACGATACTCTTAGGAAATAAAGATGGAATTATGAAAGCGTATCTTTGGGAGGATAAAGTAAAGTTATTTAACAAGATCAAGGAAGGTGACACACTATTAATTCAAAGAGCTTTTACAAAAGAAAAGTTCGATAGAATTTTCCTAACAGTTAATAGTTCAAGTTCTGTAACAATAAATCCAAAAAGTCTGAGCCCCCAAGAAATTTTGCCTTTGAAAATAGATAAAATAGGAGAAATTAAAGAACAAAAATTGGTCTCAATAGAAGGTACGATAGTCGAAGGCCCTCACATTAAAGAAGTAATTACGAAAAAAGGAGAGGAAATAAAGCTAGCTTCATTTACCATTGATGATGGTTCAGGCCAAGGTAAAATACTATTATGGAGAGAGCTGGCAGGTTCTGCAGATAGCCTTGAAAAAGGAAATCGAATTAGAGCCATAGGTGTTTATGCAAGACTTAAACCAAATGATAAAGAGTTGGAATTGTCTTCTGATATCTTAACGCATATTGAGAAGATATAG
- a CDS encoding histone deacetylase, which translates to MNRTGIIYHEDYLKHDPGRGHPECPDRLKETMKYLREIDLLRKYKIELLKPETANEEDIALVHTEDHIKQIEILSNYTGILTSDTPVMNETYNLAKLSAGGAILGGKVVAEKGLKNSFALTRPPGHHAGIDYGGGFCYFNNIAIMIEFIKREYGLKKFMILDWDVHHGNGTQDIFYNDPSVLYFSTHQMPLFPGTGSIEEIGEKEGRGYTVNVPLPPNSTGADCIHAIEELFVPIAEEFKPDFIAISAGQDAYFADSLANLNFVFDTYIQLTKRIMKVADDYCDGRISIVLEGGYDLEALPRIITAIIATLADMKELDLSDPRSEPKQIINRNMQERIKEIKIILSDYWKIL; encoded by the coding sequence TTGAATCGAACAGGCATAATTTATCATGAAGATTATTTAAAACATGATCCTGGAAGGGGTCATCCAGAATGTCCAGATAGGCTCAAAGAGACTATGAAATATCTAAGAGAAATTGATCTCTTAAGAAAATACAAGATCGAGCTTTTGAAACCTGAAACTGCCAATGAAGAAGATATAGCTTTAGTCCATACTGAAGACCATATCAAACAAATTGAGATTCTAAGTAACTATACAGGAATTCTAACTTCAGATACACCTGTAATGAACGAGACTTATAATTTGGCTAAATTGAGTGCAGGTGGAGCGATTCTTGGTGGCAAGGTTGTAGCTGAGAAGGGGCTAAAAAATTCATTCGCATTGACTAGGCCCCCTGGGCATCATGCAGGTATAGATTATGGCGGAGGATTCTGTTATTTTAACAATATTGCAATAATGATTGAATTCATTAAACGTGAATATGGATTAAAGAAATTCATGATCCTTGATTGGGATGTACATCACGGAAACGGTACACAAGATATTTTTTATAACGATCCTTCAGTCCTTTACTTTTCAACTCACCAGATGCCACTTTTCCCAGGAACAGGAAGCATTGAAGAGATAGGTGAAAAAGAAGGCAGAGGGTATACAGTGAACGTTCCATTACCGCCAAATTCAACAGGTGCAGATTGCATTCACGCTATTGAAGAACTTTTTGTTCCTATTGCTGAAGAATTCAAACCAGATTTCATAGCAATTTCTGCAGGGCAAGATGCTTATTTCGCAGATTCATTGGCTAATCTCAATTTTGTTTTTGATACTTACATACAGCTTACAAAGCGTATTATGAAAGTCGCTGATGATTATTGTGATGGAAGAATCTCAATAGTTCTTGAGGGGGGATATGATTTAGAAGCTTTACCTAGAATAATAACTGCTATCATAGCTACTTTAGCTGATATGAAAGAATTGGATCTCTCTGATCCACGCTCTGAACCTAAACAGATTATAAATCGTAACATGCAAGAGAGAATAAAAGAAATTAAGATAATTTTATCTGATTATTGGAAAATTCTCTGA
- a CDS encoding DUF72 domain-containing protein, with protein MSEILLGTSGWSYAEWEETLYTRKQGKLTQYSSIFPTAEINSTFYALPKNEIVFGWTRHTPSNFRFSAKLPQTITHKKALDSSKGIESDLNLFLEVMKPLIDAGKLICILVQLPPFLKINIDRLESFLTLIPKSSPAFAVEFRHMSWLQKDVFKLLEKYSAAYTIVDEPLLPPDAHITSDFAYFRWHGRGSKPWFNYRYSEEELEESVKRVNEVVKKTDRIIGYFNNHFHAYAPENCLQIMKMLGIETPEGSTALDRITSRRKGKPSTTSKTLEAWMGPLGDRAIENRLLKLTSADVIESAKSIPDKDFSLREDSKKRIAAYIGETTVDINFELHSITHYCPFWSKSSLKKRICPHIAKLLLSIEPEKARAALIQINSTLDRWNFESRLSVDFPK; from the coding sequence ATGTCAGAGATTCTACTCGGAACTAGTGGCTGGAGTTATGCTGAATGGGAAGAGACGCTTTATACTAGGAAACAAGGCAAACTTACACAATACTCTTCGATATTTCCAACAGCTGAGATCAATTCTACATTCTACGCTCTTCCTAAGAACGAAATAGTCTTTGGCTGGACAAGGCACACTCCTTCAAATTTTAGATTCTCTGCTAAGTTGCCCCAGACAATCACGCATAAGAAGGCATTAGATTCCTCTAAAGGAATCGAGTCAGATCTAAATCTATTCTTGGAAGTAATGAAGCCTTTGATAGATGCTGGTAAATTGATTTGTATATTGGTTCAACTTCCGCCCTTTCTTAAAATCAATATTGATAGGTTAGAATCATTTCTCACACTTATTCCAAAATCATCTCCTGCTTTTGCTGTTGAATTTAGGCATATGTCTTGGCTTCAGAAAGATGTATTCAAACTCTTGGAAAAGTACTCTGCAGCCTATACAATAGTTGACGAACCGCTTCTTCCGCCCGATGCTCACATAACATCTGATTTTGCTTACTTTAGGTGGCATGGAAGAGGTAGTAAGCCTTGGTTCAATTATAGGTACTCAGAGGAAGAACTTGAAGAGTCAGTCAAACGTGTTAATGAAGTAGTTAAGAAGACTGATAGAATCATTGGCTATTTCAATAATCACTTTCATGCTTATGCCCCTGAGAATTGTCTTCAGATAATGAAGATGCTGGGGATTGAAACACCTGAGGGCTCCACTGCTTTGGATAGAATAACTTCCAGGCGAAAAGGTAAGCCTTCGACTACATCCAAGACTCTGGAAGCTTGGATGGGTCCTTTAGGTGATAGGGCAATTGAAAATAGGCTACTCAAATTGACAAGTGCTGATGTTATTGAATCGGCAAAATCTATACCTGACAAGGACTTTTCTCTTCGGGAGGATAGCAAGAAAAGAATAGCGGCCTATATAGGTGAGACAACTGTTGACATCAACTTTGAACTTCATTCAATTACTCATTATTGTCCTTTCTGGTCGAAGTCAAGTCTAAAAAAGAGAATCTGTCCACATATAGCCAAACTTTTATTGAGCATTGAACCAGAAAAGGCAAGAGCTGCGTTAATTCAGATAAACTCAACTTTGGACAGATGGAATTTCGAATCCAGACTTTCAGTGGATTTCCCAAAATAA
- a CDS encoding DUF72 domain-containing protein, whose protein sequence is MKLNDFLPEEKSVDFRIGTGGWAYFQVPGMDSLAAYSKAFNFVEVNSTFYTIPSIDEVTSWRKRVKSDFKFSVRCHQDLTHKHNLRPIAESYQILNEMLLICKTLDANVLHIQTPPTYQITTSKIDPIRDLLSSFQFKGIRLAWEIRQKQQWPSYLTNLMQDFNIIPCVDLSKEEEPFASDILYSRLFGRGSHNIYQFEDEELRTINNRASEGDQKKVILSFHSLKMFKDAARLKIFKETGKFPSITNSTGLFSLKEILSEDAKFPSTKEELIKHQGWKVFDLTSKERIHTHKILDKLPERNYSNLDEVLQELQKY, encoded by the coding sequence ATGAAATTGAATGATTTCTTACCTGAAGAAAAATCAGTAGATTTCAGGATCGGGACAGGTGGGTGGGCATATTTTCAAGTTCCAGGAATGGATTCACTAGCCGCTTATTCTAAAGCTTTCAACTTTGTTGAAGTAAATTCTACTTTTTACACAATTCCTAGTATTGACGAAGTCACTTCATGGAGAAAAAGGGTAAAATCGGATTTTAAGTTCTCAGTCAGATGTCATCAAGATCTTACTCATAAACACAATCTTAGACCAATAGCTGAGTCCTATCAAATATTGAATGAAATGTTATTAATATGCAAAACACTGGACGCAAATGTTTTACACATACAAACTCCACCAACATACCAAATAACTACTTCCAAGATAGATCCGATCCGCGATTTGCTGAGTTCTTTCCAATTCAAGGGAATAAGGTTAGCTTGGGAAATAAGGCAAAAGCAGCAGTGGCCATCATATTTAACAAACTTGATGCAGGATTTTAATATAATCCCATGTGTTGATCTATCGAAAGAAGAAGAGCCGTTTGCTTCAGATATCCTATATTCAAGACTTTTTGGTAGAGGTTCACATAACATCTACCAGTTTGAGGATGAAGAGTTAAGGACCATAAACAATAGAGCTTCTGAAGGGGATCAAAAAAAGGTTATCTTATCATTTCATAGCTTGAAGATGTTCAAAGATGCTGCTAGATTAAAGATTTTCAAGGAAACTGGGAAATTTCCTTCTATTACAAACTCAACAGGTTTGTTCTCACTTAAAGAAATATTAAGTGAAGATGCAAAGTTTCCTTCAACAAAAGAAGAACTGATCAAACATCAAGGATGGAAGGTTTTCGATTTAACGTCAAAAGAGAGAATTCATACTCACAAAATTCTAGATAAGCTTCCAGAAAGGAATTATAGTAACTTAGATGAAGTACTACAAGAACTTCAAAAGTACTGA
- a CDS encoding DUF4342 domain-containing protein, producing the protein MVSCRKCNKKLPEDANYCSNCGANLGKSFIEEFEVKSEELVQKTKEIIEEGKVSKIIVENEEGKTLLEIPVTAGVVGIILAPWLAALGSIAAIATKCKIKVEKKK; encoded by the coding sequence ATGGTTTCTTGTAGAAAATGTAATAAAAAATTACCAGAAGATGCAAATTATTGCTCAAACTGCGGAGCAAACTTAGGCAAATCGTTTATTGAAGAATTCGAGGTTAAATCAGAGGAGCTTGTACAGAAAACAAAAGAGATCATTGAAGAAGGAAAAGTGAGCAAGATAATTGTTGAAAATGAAGAGGGAAAAACCCTTCTTGAAATTCCAGTAACGGCAGGTGTTGTAGGTATTATTCTGGCCCCATGGCTAGCTGCACTTGGATCGATCGCTGCAATTGCTACGAAATGTAAAATTAAAGTCGAAAAAAAGAAATAA
- a CDS encoding VWA domain-containing protein gives MRKIIPLIFILLVILPIYIPNANSQGIQRLEINKIISPQRVLEGETVRITIELSGVGDIGFSEVDVVLVLDRSGSMSGSKIADAKTAAKAFLDFTDDIDRVGLITFSRDVKIESDLEFMNSANKDFLKSEIDTFKVSAAGTTNIYDAIKTTNELLIDSAREDIPLVEIFLTDGRHNYPAVPDGAFESLAEETRDSGIVIYTIGLGSDVDADRLRMIADITDGQYYFAPTSEELQDIFIEIAGRLAIAGIGITVSETVPYYLSYNKDSSITPDEINESSNTTLKWDVGTLWINEVWEVSYTARADEAVDSSSAISQTQIKYTTIEDVPVTINLLPGLVFHDIAVTRLVAEPDRVSRGELVNILATVESKGMLQDACEVEMRSNNTLLNSQTVILEPNKPKNVSYKWNTSDVQGGRYDVKVIADPNENIWEQNRTDNIATTKVDVSAGELSPIIFFVIVIFFLMLATSAVGGIYYSRRGRGRVISSAHASCPRCRSSLICDSRTGRWYCARCRRYFR, from the coding sequence TTGCGCAAAATAATTCCTTTAATTTTCATACTGTTGGTAATCCTACCCATATACATCCCTAATGCGAATTCACAAGGGATTCAACGCTTAGAAATAAATAAGATAATCTCTCCCCAACGTGTTTTAGAGGGGGAAACGGTAAGGATTACTATCGAGCTTTCTGGAGTCGGAGATATTGGTTTTTCTGAAGTAGATGTCGTTTTGGTTCTTGACAGATCTGGTAGCATGAGCGGTAGTAAAATAGCTGATGCTAAAACTGCAGCTAAAGCATTTCTAGATTTTACCGATGATATCGATAGAGTTGGTTTGATTACATTTTCAAGAGATGTAAAGATTGAATCTGATTTAGAATTCATGAATTCCGCTAATAAGGATTTTTTAAAGAGTGAGATAGACACTTTCAAAGTGAGTGCAGCAGGAACTACTAACATCTATGATGCCATAAAAACCACAAATGAACTTCTCATTGATTCGGCAAGAGAAGATATCCCGTTAGTAGAAATATTCCTCACAGACGGTCGTCATAATTATCCAGCGGTTCCTGATGGGGCGTTTGAGTCCCTTGCAGAAGAAACTAGAGATAGTGGGATTGTTATATATACAATAGGTTTAGGGAGCGATGTTGATGCTGATAGGCTTAGAATGATCGCTGATATTACTGACGGTCAATATTACTTTGCACCGACATCAGAAGAACTTCAAGACATATTTATTGAGATTGCAGGCAGATTAGCGATAGCCGGTATTGGAATTACGGTATCTGAGACCGTTCCCTATTATTTATCCTATAATAAGGACTCTTCGATAACTCCAGATGAAATAAATGAGAGTTCAAATACAACTCTCAAATGGGATGTAGGCACTCTTTGGATAAATGAAGTCTGGGAGGTTTCCTATACAGCCCGAGCTGACGAAGCTGTTGATTCCAGTAGTGCCATAAGCCAGACTCAAATTAAATATACTACGATTGAAGATGTTCCAGTTACAATAAATCTCTTACCTGGATTGGTTTTTCACGATATTGCAGTAACTCGATTAGTTGCAGAGCCAGATAGGGTAAGCCGTGGAGAATTAGTGAATATTCTAGCTACTGTTGAGAGTAAAGGTATGTTACAAGATGCTTGCGAGGTAGAGATGAGGTCGAACAATACATTGTTGAACAGTCAAACCGTGATTCTTGAACCGAATAAGCCTAAGAATGTTAGCTATAAATGGAATACTTCCGATGTTCAAGGAGGGAGATATGATGTTAAAGTCATTGCAGATCCAAATGAGAATATATGGGAGCAAAACAGGACTGATAATATAGCGACTACAAAAGTAGATGTTAGCGCCGGAGAATTAAGTCCGATCATCTTCTTCGTTATCGTTATATTTTTCTTGATGTTAGCTACATCTGCAGTTGGAGGAATCTACTATTCTAGACGTGGAAGGGGAAGAGTCATTAGTAGTGCACACGCTTCTTGTCCGAGATGTAGATCGTCCTTGATATGCGACAGCCGAACCGGAAGATGGTACTGCGCTAGATGCAGACGCTATTTCAGATAG
- a CDS encoding YeeE/YedE thiosulfate transporter family protein, whose translation MRANHPLVFLGGLLFGFGLAASGMTKPEIVLSFLQLKDLGLLLVIGGAALVTGLTINLIPKVMKESFTGGEFKRRERILSKRTIIGATIFGIGWGISGQCPGSAVASIGIGNVPILIGIASMFLGAYVMGRFFS comes from the coding sequence ATGAGAGCCAATCATCCTTTGGTATTTCTAGGAGGGCTATTATTTGGCTTTGGTTTGGCAGCGAGTGGAATGACCAAACCAGAGATCGTTTTGAGTTTCTTACAGCTCAAGGATCTTGGCCTTTTATTAGTGATTGGAGGGGCTGCTTTAGTAACAGGGCTTACCATTAATCTTATTCCAAAAGTAATGAAAGAATCATTTACTGGTGGAGAATTCAAAAGGAGAGAGCGTATTCTAAGTAAGAGGACCATTATCGGAGCAACGATATTTGGGATAGGATGGGGTATTTCTGGGCAGTGTCCTGGTTCTGCTGTTGCAAGTATAGGTATAGGGAATGTTCCAATCCTTATCGGAATCGCATCGATGTTTCTTGGGGCTTATGTAATGGGTAGATTCTTTAGTTAG